One Trichormus variabilis 0441 genomic window, ATTCTGGACTGTAGAGACTTTGCACACAAGGTCTCTACATCATTTCTTGGGTACAACTTCATAGAGAATTGGCATTACAGTATGAGAGTACTTGAAATTATTAAAATATTAGGGAAATAAAATAAATAGAGACTTTAATATATAACGTCTCTATTTAGGGAATAAAGGTAAGCCACCTAATTAGTTTTGGTTTAGTCAACAGCAACTATCACATCTGAGGATTTAATTAAAGCGTATGCTTGCTTACCCTCAGTTAGTTGGAGTTTGTCTGCTGATGATTTGGTGATAATCGAAACTATCTCTACCCCAGGCGCTAGTTCTAATGTCACCTCGGTGTTGACAGTACCAGGCACAACTTTTTTAACAGTTGTTTTCAAGAAATTACGTGCGCTAACTTCCATATATTATAATCTTACCTGCTTACAGGAAACAGAATACCAACATTTTCAGTAAAACAAATCACCCCTTTAGAATTTTTTAATTATTTCTATAGATATAAATTTAAACATTGAAAGGTGATTATCCCTCTTTTATTAAATAAATATAGAATCTATTTAGACGTTATATTATAATAATTTTATTGATTCTCTGCCCAGGCAATGTTATTTACTGAAATCCTTGATTTATCAATAAAAAAATAGCTGACATCATACAAGATAACTGTCAAAATAGCTGCTGTTGTAGTATTTTTTAAGCGGATTTAATCAATGTACACGGCAATTGTTAGAAACATTCATAATCTAAGCTTATCAGAGTGATAATATATAAGTAAGCTAAATTGTTGCTAGTGAACCTAGACCTCAGCAAAAAGCGATTACAGGGTTATCTCAGACATTCCTACCTTAATACTGGTCAATCTTAGAAATTGGGTAGATAGTCATATATCTTCAAGATGATACTCTCGGAACGCTGCGGAAATCTTTAAACAAAAACAACCAGATTTATTAGGGTTTGTCATAAGTCTCATACTTATCATGAGGTGTGTCTAATTACCTTAAACGCTTTTCAGCCGGCATATTTAATTACTCTAATTATGCAGGCTTTGCCAAAGCAGTTTGGGCGAAATTACGGCAGTTTAGAAATAATTTCCTTCCTTGCAAACATAAGGAGCAGTAATTATGAGAGCTAAACAAATTATGACTCAAGATGTAGCTACTATTCGCGGTTCTGCGAGTGTAGCAGAAGCAGTGAGACTCATGAGGCTCAAAGGACTGCGTGCTTTGATTGTCGAACCTCGTCATAGTGCTGATGCTTACGGTATTGT contains:
- a CDS encoding TOBE domain-containing protein yields the protein MEVSARNFLKTTVKKVVPGTVNTEVTLELAPGVEIVSIITKSSADKLQLTEGKQAYALIKSSDVIVAVD